A stretch of DNA from Merismopedia glauca CCAP 1448/3:
GATATAAGTTGGGCGGGTTCGATATAAGCCATAACTGTTAAACTAGATACATTTTGGCAAAACCCGCCCCTACAATCTGTTTATGTTTAATTGTGCCCACTTACTTATTACTTTTCTCCTACCCCTTCTTCCTTCTTCCTTCTTCCCTCTAACTATAAAAAACCCCCTATTTGGGGGATGAGAGGGGAAAAACTTAAGCGATGTGTTCTGGTATTCCCTGCTTCATAGTGCTGTGGTGATGTTCCGTACTACCTGGGCGATCGTGGAGAGTTATCAGATCGAATTTGCGATCGCCTATCGCTGCTTTAACATCAGGTTCTAGAGCGTGCATGACTTCGCGATTGAGAGAAAAAGCATAGTTTGCTTCATCCACAATCTTTTGCACCGTTAACTCATCAATGGGTAGCGAATCTAAGGCATGACGGTATCTTTCTTTAAATTCTCGTATGGCTTGAGGCGTGGGAATTTCCTCGAATTTATACATCGCTGTTCCTCTATCTGGCGGTAAATCCATCGCCGAACGCACGATATTGCCTAACATTTGTCCGCCGGATAAATCTCCCAGATAGCGGGTATATGCATGAGCGATCAGCAATTCTGGCTGAGTATTGGCAATATCGCGAATGCGATCGATATAAAGCTGCGTAGCTTCCGAAGGCGCTATCTCTTGCTGCCAATTTTCCCCATAATAATAGGCTAAATCTTGGGCTAAACTCTCCTGTCGATTTAACTGGGGAAAGTACACCGAACCAACAATAGGATGATTTTGATGACGTTGCAATTCTGCTTCTAAAGCACTGTAAACGAAGTAGAGATTAGCTAGTAATTTGCGAAAAAAGCTTGGTTCAATCACACCTTTGAGGAAGCATTTCATAAATGCCGTATTTTCTGCCATCGTGTGGGAATGTTTCGTCCCTTCTCGCAAATGTACATCTAAATGGCTGCTCATGGTAAATCCTAGATGAAGGACGGGGGGAACTGTAGAGACGTAGCAGTGCTACGTCTCTACATAGCGTAATGTTGGATGCAAGAAATCTGAAATCAGATTTACCCTACAAACCAGTCCAATTGACCCAATCTTGAGGTTGGAGGAATAATTCAGTCAGTTTTGCTTCTGGGGTATTGGCTTCTGGTTGGTAGCCATACTCCCAACGGGTGAGAGGAGGGAGAGACATGAGAATAGATTCTGTTCTGCCATTAGTTTGCAAGCCGAAGACAGTACCTCTGTCATAGAGTAAATTGAACTCTACATAGCGTCCTCGTCGATATAGTTGGAAATTGCGCTCGCGATCGCCATATGGTGTATCCTTTCTCTTTTGGGCGATCGGCAAGTAAGCTGGTAGAAAGGCATCTCCGCAACTTTGGACGAAGGCGAAGAGATCTTCCCAAGAGGACGAAACATTCCCTATTTGACGGCTGTAAGCGGCG
This window harbors:
- a CDS encoding heme oxygenase (biliverdin-producing), yielding MSSHLDVHLREGTKHSHTMAENTAFMKCFLKGVIEPSFFRKLLANLYFVYSALEAELQRHQNHPIVGSVYFPQLNRQESLAQDLAYYYGENWQQEIAPSEATQLYIDRIRDIANTQPELLIAHAYTRYLGDLSGGQMLGNIVRSAMDLPPDRGTAMYKFEEIPTPQAIREFKERYRHALDSLPIDELTVQKIVDEANYAFSLNREVMHALEPDVKAAIGDRKFDLITLHDRPGSTEHHHSTMKQGIPEHIA